The following coding sequences are from one Ornithodoros turicata isolate Travis chromosome 1, ASM3712646v1, whole genome shotgun sequence window:
- the LOC135396572 gene encoding adiponectin receptor protein 1-like — MYISGAEDAPMDGVAPSFLPFTADHVSGETGEEHGALLAPTAGVAEVMRDTDSETSDSSMMADWTPGNRKGGMVVVPFSERDLGSRGEAAANRRRSSKAGNELEEKPFGNHVRLRQRRVELGSELQPERTGRSEWCVCDFSALPKWLQDNDYLLQGHRPPMPSFRACVLSVFRIHTETGNIWSHLLGSIAFATTGGLFLWRHSLAPPEQAVFAAFFFCVFLCFFTSTMYHTMHCHSEHVGKLFSRLDYCGIVSIVAGCFTPWIHFLFWCEPRTKLFYLLLGYVLCVVTINLTMWEKFGRPHFRLLRATVFTGLAFSCSVLPGTHFVAVYGLYTAFVELAFGWLLAMSLVALVGVALYALRVPERYFPGRCDILFHSHQFFHLAVIVGAFIHLRCLCLMALYRLGDTGSQCRL, encoded by the coding sequence ATGTACATCAGCGGTGCCGAAGATGCTCCCATGGATGGAGTCGCGccttccttcctgcctttcacCGCCGACCATGTGAGCGGTGAAACTGGAGAAGAACACGGCGCCTTGCTGGCCCCGACGGCCGGTGTCGCCGAGGTGATGCGGGACACCGACTCCGAGACGAGCGACTCCAGCATGATGGCCGATTGGACACCAGGCAACCGCAAGGGAGGCATGGTGGTCGTGCCTTTCAGCGAGCGTGACCTCGGATCCCGCGGCGAGGCGGCAGCCAACCGACGGAGGTCCAGCAAAGCGGGCAACGAGCTCGAAGAGAAGCCATTTGGAAACCACGTACGACTCAGGCAGCGGCGAGTGGAACTTGGCAGTGAGCTGCAGCCCGAGCGCACGGGGCGCTCCGAGTGGTGTGTTTGCGATTTCAGTGCGTTGCCCAAATGGTTGCAGGACAATGACTACCTTCTGCAGGGCCACCGGCCACCGATGCCTTCGTTCAGGGCCTGTGTCCTCTCTGTGTTCCGTATCCACACGGAAACGGGAAACATCTGGTCGCACCTGCTCGGCTCCATCGCCTTCGCCACAACCGGAGGTCTGTTCCTGTGGCGGCATAGTTTAGCGCCGCCCGAACAGGCTGTCTTCGCCGCTTTCTTCTTCTGCGTGTTCCTCTGCTTTTTCACGTCCACTATGTACCACACCATGCACTGCCATTCGGAGCACGTAGGAAAACTTTTCTCGCGCCTTGACTACTGCGGCATAGTGAGCATTGTGGCTGGCTGCTTTACGCCCTGGATCCACTTTCTGTTTTGGTGCGAACCGCGGACAAAGCTCTTCTACCTTCTACTTGGCTACGTGCTTTGCGTGGTCACTATCAACCTGACCATGTGGGAAAAGTTCGGCCGGCCCCACTTCCGGCTCTTGCGTGCCACTGTTTTCACGGGACTCGCTTTCAGCTGCTCCGTACTTCCGGGTACGCACTTCGTGGCCGTCTACGGGCTCTACACGGCTTTCGTGGAGCTGGCATTCGGATGGCTGCTCGCCATGTCCCTGGTAGCGCTCGTTGGTGTAGCGCTGTATGCCCTGCGTGTGCCTGAACGCTATTTTCCCGGCCGGTGCGATATCCTCTTCCACAGTCACCAGTTCTTCCACCTTGCAGTCATCGTGGGAGCCTTTATCCACCTGCGGTGTCTCTGCCTGATGGCCCTCTACAGACTTGGCGATACGGGAAGTCAATGTCGCCTCTGA